Part of the Oerskovia paurometabola genome is shown below.
TCTGGCCGTGTTCGCAGATACCCTCGCACGGTCGAACGTCGCAGAACGGACATGGGAGTCTCGTGGTGACCTTGCCGACGCACCGGGTGCGTTCCAGCGGCCCAGGGGGCAGGCATGGCGCGCACCGCGCCGCGCCCGCCGCCACTGGCGCGCCCGCTGTCGACGACGCCCCTGCAGTGCTCGACCAGGCCGACAGGCCGAACGAGCCCGCCCGTCCTCCGGCGGAGCCCCACGACCACGTCGATGCCCGTCATGCGCGACGCCCGGCGCGGGCGGTCCCGCTGATCCTCTCGTCGACCCTGGTCCTCGGGTCGGCCATGACGGTCGGGTTCGTCGGGTCCTCGATCACGCACCGCGAGGCGTGGTCGGTGCAGTACGCGGCGGACGAGCCCGTGGCCGGCGCCGCGTTCGGCGTGCAGCCCCCCGCCTACGAGCCACCCAGCGAGGACGTCCAGCTCGACCGCGTGGTCAAGATGCTCGACCGGTCCGACGAGGTCCTCGGCACCGATGCCGCGGTCTCGGAGCCCGTGCTGCAGGCGCGCTCGGAGCTCGGGATGCTGCTCGCGACCTACCAGGCCCAGCAGGCCGCGGCCGGCGGAGGCGCCCGGGGGTCGGTCGACGCTCCTGGGCCCGTCTCGCCCGGCGCCCTGCCCGGTGAGGACCTCGCGACGCCGCCCGCCGCACCGACCCCTCTCGCCCCGACGCCCCCCGAGACCCCGGGCGAGCCCGGGGCGCCGGAAGCGGGCGCCGTGCCGCCGTCGACGGGCACACCGTCGACGCTCGTACCGGCCGGCCCGGGGGTCCAGCCCGCCGCGAACCCGGTGGTCCCGCCCCCCACGACGGCCGACGAGGGCTACGGGGCCGCGGACGTCCTGGCGACCGATCCCGACCCGTACGCACCCGGGGCGGCGGGGGCCGTCACGCCGGGACTTCCCGTCCCGCTCACGACAGCCACGACGCCCACGCCCCCCGCCGACGGCGCGGCGGACGGGTTCGACCCCGAGACAGGCCTGCCAGCAACGCCTGCCCCCGACCCCGCCGACCCGACCGACGACGAGGCCCCGTCGCACGAGGGCCTGGTGACGATCGACGACGTCGTCGCTGCCGCGACCCGGCTCGCCGAGCTCATGGGGCCCGCGTACGCGCTCGCGGCCGTGGGCGTCGTCCCGGCGGACGGCCAGGTCCCTGCCGACATGACCCTGGCCGACCAGCTCGCCGCCGCGGTCGCGAAGTACGCGGACAGCACCTCCCAGTACGCCAACGGACAGCTCCCCGACGCGGTGCTGTGCACGCTCGCCTTCGCCCCCGGGCACAGCCTGCGGTGCGACGCCGCCGAGCAGCTCGAGGCGCTCGCGGCCGAGTACCAGAAGGCGTTCGGCAAGCCGCTGCGCATCACCGACTCCTACCGCAGCTACGACGACCAGGTGGCCGTCAAGGCCGCGAAGCCGTTCCTGGCCGCCGTCCCCGGGACGTCCCAGCACGGGTGGGGTCTCGCGATCGACGTCGGCTCCCCGGTCTCGACCGGGACGAGCGCCGAGTACCAGTGGATGCGTCTGCACGCCCCGGACTACGGCTGGGACAACCCCACCTGGGCGCGTCCTGACGGGCGCAAGCCCGAGCCGTGGCACTTCGAGTTCTACGCGGCCGGGGCCATGCCGGACCGGTACGAGCCAGGGGCGGAGACGACGCCGACGGCACCTCCCGTGCCGACGGCCCCCGCCTCGCCGTCGACTCCTCCGCCCGCGCCGTCACCGACGAACCCCGTGCCGACGCCGACCCCGACGACCCCGGTCCCGACGGACCCGCCGCCGACCCCGACGCCGACCCCGACGCCGACGACGCCGGAGCCCACCCCGACGACGCCGACCCCGACCCCGACGACGCCCGAACCCACCCCGACGACCCCCGCCCCGACGCCGGACCCGACGGACCCGCCGACGACACCGGCACCGTCGCCGACCGAGTCCTCCGTGGCTCCCTCGACCTCCCCGACGAACATCCCCGCGCCGACCGCGACGTCCGGAGCCCAGTGACCGCCGCGGCCCCCGACTCTCCGGACGCGCGCGACCACGCGTTCCTCCGGGTGTGCGTCGACCTCGCCCGGGAGGCGCTCGACGCGGGCGACGAGCCGTTCGGGTCGCTGCTCGTCGACGCCGAGGGGACGATCCTGCGCTCGGACCGCAACCGGGTCCGCGGCGGGGACGCGACCCAGCACCCGGAGCTCGCTCTCGCCAGATGGGCTGCCGAGCACCTGGACGCCGAGCAGCGGCGGACGAGCGTGGTCTACACGTCGGGCGAGCACTGCCCCATGTGCAGCGCGGCTCACGCGTGGGTCGGCCTGGGACGGATCGTGTACGCCGCGAGCAGCGCCCAGCTCGTCGGGTGGCGTGCGGGATGGGGCGTGCCCCCCGGACCTGTCGCGCCGCTGCCGATCGCCACGGTCGCCCCCGGGACTCCGGTGTCGGGCCCCGACCCGGCGCTCGTGGACGAGGTCCGGGCGCTCCACGCTCGCCTGCTGGGCGTGGACGACCACTAGGGCGGCCTCCCGTACGGCACGGCAGGCACGACGGTCGAGCCACGACGTCGGGGTAATCCGGTCGCGGCCCGCCCGCCCGACCCCGTAGGGTTGCCCTCATGTGGATCTGAGCCTGCTCGCGAGACCCCCTTCCTCTCGCGCCCCGACGTCGCCCCGCGACACGCCCTCGTCGTGTCCTGGCTGCGCTCGACGTCGGTCGGCAGCCTCTCGTGCCGCCGTGGCGCCCTCTTCGTCAGGTGATTCCGTGCCCCAGCCCTCATCCGCCCTCCTCGCAGCCTTCGACCTCACCAAGTCCTACGGTGACCGCACCGTCCTCGCGGGGGTGAGCCTCGCCGTCGACCCCGGCCACCGGACCGGGCTGGTGGGTGAGAACGGCGTCGGCAAGTCGACGCTGCTGCGCCTGCTCGCCGGGGTCGAGGACCCCGACTCGGGGACGGTCACGCGGCCCCCGGACCTCGGCTACCTGCACCAGGAGTTCCCGTACGGCCCGACGACGACCGTCGGCCAGGTCGTCGAGGACGCCCTCGCGGGGGTCCGGGAGATCGAGCGCGAGCTCGAGGCGGCCGGGGCTGCCCTCGCGTCGCTGTCCGAGCCGGACCAGGACGTCGCCCGGTCCGCTTCCGACGACCGGCGCGCTGACGTCGACGCCCTCACCGCGGCCTACGACCTGGCCCTCGCGCGCGCCGAGCAGTCGGACGTGTGGGGGGCGGACGCTCGCGCGTCCCGGGCTCTCGCAGGCCTGGGCCTCGACGTGATCCACCGCGACCGCCTGGTCTCGCGGCTCTCGGGAGGGCAGCGCACCCGCCTGGGCCTCGCGGCTCTCCTCATCCGCCAGCCCGGCGCGCTCCTGCTCGACGAGCCGACCAACCACCTGGACGACGAGGCCGCCGAGTTCCTCGCGTCGGCCCTGCGCGCGCTGCCCGGCGCGGTGCTGCTCGCGAGCCACGACCGCGTGTTCCTCGACGAGGTCTGCACCGAGATCCTGGACCTCGACCCTTCGCAGGAGGCCAGCTCGGCGGGTCGCACGGGCGGCACCCTGTACGCGGGCAGCTATCGCGAGTACCTGCGGGCCAAGCGCGTCGAGCGCGCACGGTGGGAGCAGCAGTTCGCGGCCGAGCAGGACGAGCTCAAGGCGCTGCGCCGGTCGGTCGCCACCACGGCCCGCAACGTCTCGCACAACCGTGAGCGCGGCAACCAGTCGAAGCTGCTCTACGACGCCAAGGGGGAGCGCGTGCAGTCGCAGGTGTCGCGGCGCGTGCGCAACGCCCAGCAGCGTCTCGACACGCTCCAGGCCGAGCAGGTGCGCAAGCCTCCGGCGCCGTTGCGGTTCGCGCCGCCGCACCTCGTGCGCGAGCGTACGGCGAGCTCGTCCCCGGGACGCTCGGGCGGTCGGCGCGGCTCCCAGGGAGCGTCGAACGGGACCGACGGCCTGGCGCTGTGGGCGCGTGACGTCGTCGTGCAGGGAGGAGCGACCGAGCCGGGCTCCGCCTCGGACGGTCGTCCGCGCCTCGACCTGCGGGCGGCCGGCGTGCCGTCGATCGACCTCGCCCCGGGCGCCAAGCTGCTCGTCACCGGGGCCAACGGGTCCGGGAAGTCCACGCTGCTGCACGTGCTGGCGGGGGACCTCGCGCCGTCGTCGGGCACGGTGGGCCGCGCGCGGGGCGTCGAGGTCGCCCTGCTGGAGCAGGACGTCCGCCTGCACGACGACGCGCGCACCCCGCGCGACCTGCTCGCCCTCGTCACGGGGCAGGACCCCGCGGACCGCCCGCACGTCGACGCGCACGGCCTCGTCGCGCCCCGCGACCTGGACCGACCGCTGGCGTCGCTGAGCGTGGGCCAGCGACGGCGGGTGGTCCTCGCGATGCTCGTGACGCAGGCGCCCGACGTGCTGCTGCTCGACGAACCGACCAACCACGTGTCACTCACGCTCGCGGAGGAGCTCATGGCCGCGGTCGAGACGTGGCCAGGTGCCGTGGTCGTCGCGTCGCACGACCGGTGGCTGCGGCGGACCTGGAAGGGCGACGTGGTGGACCTCGGCTCAGGGAGCTGACCGCGCCGGCGACGGTGACGCCTGGACCGGCACGAGGAGCTGCGCGCGGATCTCCCGCACGACCTCCTTCTGGACCTCGACGGGCGGTGACCCGTCGGGATGCAGGCCCAGCAGCGTCGCGAGCCGGAGCTGCGCCTCCTGGAGGTCGGCCAGCCGACGGCTCTCGGCCCGCCCGCCCGCGCGCCGGGCCGCCTTGCGCGCCGCGCGGCGTCCGTGGACGGAGCGCAGGGCCTCCCTCTCGCCGGGCGTCACGACGTCGTCGGGCTGGCCGGCGAGCGCCGCCTCGAACCAGCGGTGGTCGATGTGCCGCGCGTAGCGGACGAC
Proteins encoded:
- a CDS encoding M15 family metallopeptidase, which codes for MLDQADRPNEPARPPAEPHDHVDARHARRPARAVPLILSSTLVLGSAMTVGFVGSSITHREAWSVQYAADEPVAGAAFGVQPPAYEPPSEDVQLDRVVKMLDRSDEVLGTDAAVSEPVLQARSELGMLLATYQAQQAAAGGGARGSVDAPGPVSPGALPGEDLATPPAAPTPLAPTPPETPGEPGAPEAGAVPPSTGTPSTLVPAGPGVQPAANPVVPPPTTADEGYGAADVLATDPDPYAPGAAGAVTPGLPVPLTTATTPTPPADGAADGFDPETGLPATPAPDPADPTDDEAPSHEGLVTIDDVVAAATRLAELMGPAYALAAVGVVPADGQVPADMTLADQLAAAVAKYADSTSQYANGQLPDAVLCTLAFAPGHSLRCDAAEQLEALAAEYQKAFGKPLRITDSYRSYDDQVAVKAAKPFLAAVPGTSQHGWGLAIDVGSPVSTGTSAEYQWMRLHAPDYGWDNPTWARPDGRKPEPWHFEFYAAGAMPDRYEPGAETTPTAPPVPTAPASPSTPPPAPSPTNPVPTPTPTTPVPTDPPPTPTPTPTPTTPEPTPTTPTPTPTTPEPTPTTPAPTPDPTDPPTTPAPSPTESSVAPSTSPTNIPAPTATSGAQ
- a CDS encoding nucleoside deaminase, with amino-acid sequence MTAAAPDSPDARDHAFLRVCVDLAREALDAGDEPFGSLLVDAEGTILRSDRNRVRGGDATQHPELALARWAAEHLDAEQRRTSVVYTSGEHCPMCSAAHAWVGLGRIVYAASSAQLVGWRAGWGVPPGPVAPLPIATVAPGTPVSGPDPALVDEVRALHARLLGVDDH
- a CDS encoding ABC-F family ATP-binding cassette domain-containing protein — encoded protein: MPQPSSALLAAFDLTKSYGDRTVLAGVSLAVDPGHRTGLVGENGVGKSTLLRLLAGVEDPDSGTVTRPPDLGYLHQEFPYGPTTTVGQVVEDALAGVREIERELEAAGAALASLSEPDQDVARSASDDRRADVDALTAAYDLALARAEQSDVWGADARASRALAGLGLDVIHRDRLVSRLSGGQRTRLGLAALLIRQPGALLLDEPTNHLDDEAAEFLASALRALPGAVLLASHDRVFLDEVCTEILDLDPSQEASSAGRTGGTLYAGSYREYLRAKRVERARWEQQFAAEQDELKALRRSVATTARNVSHNRERGNQSKLLYDAKGERVQSQVSRRVRNAQQRLDTLQAEQVRKPPAPLRFAPPHLVRERTASSSPGRSGGRRGSQGASNGTDGLALWARDVVVQGGATEPGSASDGRPRLDLRAAGVPSIDLAPGAKLLVTGANGSGKSTLLHVLAGDLAPSSGTVGRARGVEVALLEQDVRLHDDARTPRDLLALVTGQDPADRPHVDAHGLVAPRDLDRPLASLSVGQRRRVVLAMLVTQAPDVLLLDEPTNHVSLTLAEELMAAVETWPGAVVVASHDRWLRRTWKGDVVDLGSGS